From Portunus trituberculatus isolate SZX2019 chromosome 37, ASM1759143v1, whole genome shotgun sequence, one genomic window encodes:
- the LOC123513855 gene encoding uncharacterized protein LOC123513855, whose product MMNNAMLVAVALLSVASLALGDVRYVAPAPACYAPTVTAYETVTEVKTSTETVYNTLVEQVVVTETESLTETATATETEFVTETETEINTEIEQVISTAFDTVYETVVETEVETEVLEKTIVATETEIQKVEVTKCAPAYHPAPYHRPSYHPPATGHVSSSLGSFKGYDGFEGFNFKGYNPFRGYGH is encoded by the exons ATGATGAACAACGCTATGCTGGTGGCAGTGGCCCTCCTCTCCGTGGCATCTCTAGCGTTGGGTGATGTCCGCTACGTAGCCCCGGCACCGGCCTGCTATGCTCCCACTGTCACTGCCTACGAGACGGTGACGGAGGTGAAGACGTCAACGGAAACTGTCTACAATACTCTGGTGGAGCAGGTTGTGGTCACCGAAACAGAGTCTCTCACCGAAACTGCCACAGCCACGGAGACTGAGTTTGTGACCGAGACGGAGACAGAGATCAACACAGAGATCGAgcag GTCATCTCCACGGCTTTCGACACCGTGTACGAGACTGTAGTGGAGACGGAGGTGGAGACTGAGGTGCTGGAGAAGACAATCGTGGCCACGGAGACAGAGATTCAGAAGGTAGAGGTGACGAAGTGCGCTCCTGCCTACCACCCTGCCCCTTACCACAGGCCCTCCTACCACCCCCCTGCCACCGGTcacgtctcctcctccctcggtaGCTTCAAGGGCTATGATGGCTTCGAAGGGTTCAATTTCAAGGGGTACAATCCATTCAGGGGCTATGGACATTAA